From the genome of Chroicocephalus ridibundus chromosome 1, bChrRid1.1, whole genome shotgun sequence, one region includes:
- the LOC134520473 gene encoding G-protein coupled receptor 183-like, whose translation MAVAEAAAFPPANLTSSNQSSCNVHNHHFSAKVTFSLFYTALLVFGACGNILALCITFQRRKKKLNSTDLYLVNLALSDALFTLALPGRIAYYILEFDWPFGDWFCRATAFIFYMNTYVGIYFMTCVSVDRYIAVVRTRHPGRIRKMSRARGVCVLIWSLVFLQTAPLLLRPMTRRMGDKLTCMEYFNFEEVPKLPYLLLGACVLGFFLPVGIILVCYVRINLKLCQTAKENPLTVKNGHHRRAFTVILVVLLAVLLCFSPYHLNIVQFMVRKILYQPSCREQQAFKMSLQVTVAFMNLNCCIDPIIYFFAFRGYKRRLLRIFRNSGSMATSSTAKTPSESNSNSQPPGSVSV comes from the coding sequence ATGGCTGTTGCGGAGGCTGCCGCGTTCCCGCCCGCCAACCTCACCTCCAGCAACCAGAGCAGCTGCAACGTGCACAACCACCACTTCTCCGCCAAAGTCACCTTCTCCCTCTTCTACACCGCCCTGCTGGTGTTCGGCGCCTGCGGGAACATCCTGGCCCTCTGCATCACCTTCCAGCGCAGGAAGAAGAAGCTCAACTCCACCGACCTCTACCTGGTGAACCTGGCCCTCTCCGATGCCCTCTTCACCCTGGCACTGCCCGGCAGGATCGCCTACTACATCCTGGAGTTTGACTGGCCCTTCGGGGACTGGTTCTGCCGGGCCACAGCCTTCATTTTCTACATGAACACCTACGTGGGCATCTACTTCATGACCTGTGTGAGCGTGGACCGCTACATCGCCGTGGTGCGCACCAGGCACCCCGGCAGGATCCGGAAGATGAGCCGTGCCAGGGGCGTCTGTGTCCTCATCTGGTCCTTGGTGTTCCTGCAGACGGCGCCGCTGCTTCTGCGGCCCATGACGCGGAGGATGGGGGACAAGCTGACCTGCATGGAGTACTTCAACTTCGAGGAGGTTCCCAAGCTGCCCTACCTGCTCCTGGGGGCCTGCGTGCTCGGCTTCTTCCTGCCCGTGGGCATCATCTTGGTGTGTTACGTGAGGATCAACCTCAAGCTCTGCCAGACGGCCAAAGAGAACCCCCTGACGGTGAAGAACGGGCACCACCGCCGGGCCTTCACTGTCATCCTGGTGGTGCTGCTGGCCGTCCTTCTCTGCTTCAGCCCCTACCACCTCAACATCGTCCAGTTCATGGTCAGGAAGATCCTCTACCAGCCGTCCTGCCGCGAGCAGCAAGCCTTCAAGATGTCCCTGCAAGTCACTGTGGCATTCATGAACCTCAACTGCTGCATCGACCCCATCATCTACTTCTTTGCCTTCAGGGGCTACAAGCGGAGGCTGCTCCGCATCTTCAGGAACAGCGGCTCCATGGCCACCTCCTCCACTGCCAAGACACCCTCTGAGAGCAACAGCAACAGCCAGCCGCCCGGATCTGTCTCCGTCTAG